The following coding sequences lie in one Leucoraja erinacea ecotype New England chromosome 20, Leri_hhj_1, whole genome shotgun sequence genomic window:
- the gde1 gene encoding glycerophosphodiester phosphodiesterase 1 isoform X1, with the protein MEVVVLCGLSAVLILLSAAACSLGRPLSGPGTALVLLAALHLFRYPPVPTELAHRVLRPCGRVSIIAHRGAGYDAPENTLAALKLAAENNATGVEFDVEFTSDGVPILMHDSTVDRTTDGTGSLDHLTFEDVRKLDPAAKHRLHKKYLGEKIPTLREALVEVLKTNMTIYFDVKGHAAQASSALKEMYKEFPELYNRSIVCSFEPMVIFKMRQADQNVITALTHRPWSLSFHGNGKPKFDGYKQYVYMFLDVVLDWSHHAFLWKLLGVSAFLMQKNFISLDYARFWAERGVDVVAWTVNYADEKLYYENILQCHYITDTLIETCSPP; encoded by the exons ATGGAGGTGGTCGTGCTGTGCGGCCTGTCGGCGGTGTTGATACTGTTGTCGGCCGCTGCCTGTAGCCTGGGCCGCCCGCTCTCCGGGCCGGGCACCGCGCTGGTGCTACTCGCTGCCCTGCACCTGTTCCGCTACCCGCCCGTCCCAACAGAGCTCGCCCACCGGGTGCTCAGGCCCTGCGGCCGTGTGTCCATCATCGCCCACCGCGGTGCCGGCTACGATGCCCCAGAGAACACGCTGGCCGCCTTGAaactg GCTGCTGAAAATAACGCTACTGGTGTGGAGTTTGATGTCGAGTTCACTTCAGATGGGGTCCCTATTCTGATGCACGATAGCACTGTGGACCGCACAACGGACGGTACCGGCTCTCTAGATCACTTGACCTTCGAAGATGTCCGGAAACTGGACCCAGCAGCAAAGCACAGACTACA CAAGAAGTATCTGGGTGAGAAGATCCCAACACTGAGGGAAGCTCTTGTAGAAGTTCTCAAAACCAACATGACAATTTACTTTGATGTCAAAGGTCACGCAGCTCAG GCTTCTTCTGCCTTGAAAGAGATGTACAAAGAGTTTCCTGAATTGTACAACAGGAGCATTGTGTGCTCCTTTGAGCCAATGGTCATTTTCAAG ATGAGGCAAGCTGACCAGAATGTGATCACAGCCCTGACCCATCGACCCTGGAGTTTGAGTTTCCATGGGAACGGGAAACCCAAATTCGATGGCTACAAACAATACGTGTACATGTTCCTGGACGTGGTTCTAGACTGGTCACACCACGCCTTCTTGTGGAAACTGCTTGGAGTTTCTGCGTTTTTAATGCAAAAGAATTTCATATCATT agactACGCTCGGTTTTGGGCTGAGAGAGGAGTTGATGTGGTTGCTTGGACAGTTAATTATGCAGATGAAAAACTATACTATGAAAATATCCTCCAGTGTCATTACATTACAGACACCCTTATTGAAACTTGTTCACCTCCCTGA
- the gde1 gene encoding glycerophosphodiester phosphodiesterase 1 isoform X2 — protein MHDSTVDRTTDGTGSLDHLTFEDVRKLDPAAKHRLHKKYLGEKIPTLREALVEVLKTNMTIYFDVKGHAAQASSALKEMYKEFPELYNRSIVCSFEPMVIFKMRQADQNVITALTHRPWSLSFHGNGKPKFDGYKQYVYMFLDVVLDWSHHAFLWKLLGVSAFLMQKNFISLDYARFWAERGVDVVAWTVNYADEKLYYENILQCHYITDTLIETCSPP, from the exons ATGCACGATAGCACTGTGGACCGCACAACGGACGGTACCGGCTCTCTAGATCACTTGACCTTCGAAGATGTCCGGAAACTGGACCCAGCAGCAAAGCACAGACTACA CAAGAAGTATCTGGGTGAGAAGATCCCAACACTGAGGGAAGCTCTTGTAGAAGTTCTCAAAACCAACATGACAATTTACTTTGATGTCAAAGGTCACGCAGCTCAG GCTTCTTCTGCCTTGAAAGAGATGTACAAAGAGTTTCCTGAATTGTACAACAGGAGCATTGTGTGCTCCTTTGAGCCAATGGTCATTTTCAAG ATGAGGCAAGCTGACCAGAATGTGATCACAGCCCTGACCCATCGACCCTGGAGTTTGAGTTTCCATGGGAACGGGAAACCCAAATTCGATGGCTACAAACAATACGTGTACATGTTCCTGGACGTGGTTCTAGACTGGTCACACCACGCCTTCTTGTGGAAACTGCTTGGAGTTTCTGCGTTTTTAATGCAAAAGAATTTCATATCATT agactACGCTCGGTTTTGGGCTGAGAGAGGAGTTGATGTGGTTGCTTGGACAGTTAATTATGCAGATGAAAAACTATACTATGAAAATATCCTCCAGTGTCATTACATTACAGACACCCTTATTGAAACTTGTTCACCTCCCTGA